ATTATTCTttagaaatttaaatttaaaaaatcctcATTAAAAATGTTAGATTAGTCTGATAAACAGAGCAGATCTAAATCAGACGCTTTGACCTAGACTTTCTTAGTGAGAGGcgcattttgtttgtttgttctttgtgtgtgtgtgtgtgtgtgtgtgtgtgtgtgtgtgttgtcctttTTGTCTAAGCCTGTGATCTGCAGACAGACTGCCAAACTTACACTGGCATATCCACAGGGCGTCTTGGCGATTTTCTCTATGGACTCCAGAGCGTCGAGGCCCAGCTGCAGGTAGATGTGGTCACCTGTCGCTCTGAACAGGTACATGGCGCTCTCTATTAACTCTGGAGAAATAAAAGTCAGTTCACAGCAGTTCACCAGACAGCCAGGGAGCTGGTAAATGATTAGTTAGCTGGTTAATTCATCTGCACATGGCAACCTTTTCcttactttcaaaataaaagcccccaTTACAAAGGTCTTAAGTAAATTCTGttaaattgaaataatttaatttaacttttagcattagcattagcattagcattagacTGTGAAGGCCCAACCGAAATGAGACATCTTGATCTACGGAGGATTTCCTCTTTGCGTTACCAGCTGAGCTCACCATTACTGTTGCGTTGAGAAGCGCCTttcctgtcgcctagcaaccttgacaacatgtaactCGAGATTTTAAGGCCCTTAGTTTTAACAATTATACTGTAAGctgttcaactgagctgaaacccactacttacatttaaaattattataaattctcaggctctctgttggtgttgttgAGATATGTCGGGCCATGAAGGATCGACCCTTTGGAGcctttgttgcccaggaaaagagAGATGCATTTCTTGTCTGCATTTGAAGAAGCCTTCAAAATGAGGCAGTCTAGTCGCACCGCTATCGGTCTTCAAATGTAGCATCTGAAGGATCcagcccctgaactgggacacggCTACTATCTGAGGGATGTCTACATTCAATCAACTAATctagtcatttaaaaaaatctatgaCCCTACAGTACTTTGAAGACTATGTAACCGGCTACTTTGAAATGACATAGTTAATAAGCTGGTGGGTCACTTGGTGGACTGACCTGGTCTCAGTGGGTATCCCTCTCTCTTGTCCACAGTGTAACCCTGAGGGATGCTGTAAAACTCAGGCAGACCTCCAAACTGTCTCCACACTGAGTAATAGTTCTGGAAAGTTCTCACGGCACTGTCCAGGTTCCCCAACAAAGACTGAAACACAATGGACGGTAGCACTTATGACTACAAAGTGTCATGAAACTAAGTGAAAGATTTGTGAGCAGCCTTAAGTTGGGAGAAGACTGTGTGTTCAGTATTATGTATGTACCTGCAGGCCGGGCCAGAAGGCCTCCAGAGACTGGAAGACCGGCATGGAGACGGTTCCTTTATGCATCTGCACCCACAAGTACCAATCATCAAACCGAGTGTAGTTCTGAATGGCTCGATCATACTCTgggaaaaagaagaacatttcTTCATCCGTCTGTTATCAGGATGTAGGTGTAGGCTGCCTTGCTCAAAGGCACCAGAGGGAAAAGGTGGGAGAGTTGTGAGGATTACCCATGAACATGTTGAGCAGCTCCTCATCCTGCAGCATGATGGCTCCTTTCACCAGATACTCAAAGTAAGAGTCGACTCCTGCTCCGATGCCGGCGTCCTGAGCCACCCACTTCTTGGACACGATGTCAATGTGGTTCCCCacctggacagacagacaggtacatacacagacaggtgagggaGAGACCACATAGATTTGATCTTTATTGTTATCGTTTttgacagagcagcagaaatgaACAATTATCACCTTTTGGCTTTAACATCAGTTCAGATCATCAGATTATGTTGAGCAGTATCTATGAACAGTGGTTGTGCTTATAACAACATCAAGCATTACCTGCTGTTTCATGAACTAAGAGGCCTTGAAGTCAATGTCAATCTTTAACTAATCATCCTAGTGTCTCATTACAGGTTCAGACAgtggactgtaaataaagatggatgtagcctccgtgacgtcacccacaggtttctgaagagcggttttgaagctcagagtgagacTTAGGTGCATgtcggtttgtggcaagcatacctTCACCGACCTGTCACttaaagaggccacaccctcaattatacataactttaagctttaatgaaatgtaaacaggcGAGTTGTATAAAAGTTCACCCCCtctacagttgtcatgaaggaggaaattagatATAGAGACTAAAACTGTTTTCTTGTACCAGACTGTTTATATCTGCtataaagttggacattttaacatgggagtctatggggactgactcactgttggagccagactctagtggtcattagaggaactgcagtctTTAGTACTTGagtgttgatatttttaaacacacagcactggtattttttatgtgatttaattaatttcgcaattaataaataaataaaaatcagaacTTTTACTAACTCAAAGTATTTAAGGACCTTTAATGGTGTTTATAGGCTTTTCCCCACAGTTAAAACCGTTACTGGactaaaaacagacagacaggtggtcTAGTTACCAGTCCAATGTCAGATCTGGTCTTCCACAGCGCCCTCAGGGCTCGGCGGGCTACGTTCTCGAATATTGTGTCTCCAGTTAGTCGACTCAGCGTGGCAAACTCCAGGATGAAGGTTCCCACGCCGGCAGTGCAGGTGACGGGTGTCTCGGTGGGGCTGACGCCGAGCAGCAGGTTGACAGTACCGTATGGCATGCCGGTGGGAGTCTGAAACGCTGAAACCATTTATACGAGTTACATCTGAGCAGCTACAGTACACAAGACAGGATTTTAAGGTGATATTGTTGTATTTCAACAATTGATTGAGGCATCAATTATTTCTTCAGTTCATCCATTAATCATTAAAACTTGACAAATAGCCCATCAACAATCACTAAAGCCCAAAGTGTCAATGATACatcaaatggttaatattttatatgactggataaacagggatgtaatctgaaactagtcagTGGCAGAGGCATGCAGCCATGAGGAAGTCATTCTagtttttacatgtatttatatatgcatCTATGTTTTTTTCACCTACTTGCATGTGCACATCGAGAGTCACAAGAAACAAAATTCTTTGAATGTGAAAGTTGTTTCTGATATAAAACCGcgaaaaacagcaaattctcacatctGGAAAGTTTTCACTTGCACTTGAAAACTCTCAGAATGATTATCAGAAGAGTTGgcctttcattttgtttcctgtttctatgTGTATACTTGTACCTTTAGAAGCTgtctgactgacactgacaggtAGTAGAAATGAGGATGTTTCTTTGCTCTATAAAAGTGAGAGCACTACACCtactttctgtctgtccttcctCTTATGAGGTCAGCACACAGAGACGCGTGCCTGTGATTTCTCCTGCTGGGGTCAAGTGTCAAACCAGTAGCAGTAATGGATATTACAGACACTCGTTTACACCAGCAGTTTGAATTAGCTAAAAACTTCACATTAAACCGTCAAACTGAATCCTAAATGTGGCCTTTAGGGACAtttactgtacacactgtaacctctgtgtgtgtgtgtgtgtgtgtgtgtgtgtgtgtgtgtgtgtgtgtgtgaataccaGGCAGCAGCTTCCTGGCGGCATCCTCAGCCATCCTCAGCAGCGGTCCTGAACAGGGCCAACCAGGTTCCAGCTCCATCCCCGCTCTCCCTGCCAACAGGTGGGCTGACAGCAGACCACccaccactacacacacacacacacacacacacacacacacacacacacacacacacacacacacacacacaccacaacagtTTAACTATTCAGCATAGATATAATATTCTAGTCAGTCAGAAATGTCATTCCCCTTCTGTACCTCTGATGTTGGTTTCAAACACTGACGCGTTGACGTCAATGTCGAAGTCCACGGTGTCTTGCAGGAGCGACGCCACTCGCTTAAACTCTGTATGGTTTCCCAAAACCTTCAGAGatacatttaaatttcaaattaatcTCATGATAATGgcttctgtcactctgctgaAAGCTTCATCACACCTGAACACAGCATGACTCTTTTACTGACCCGCTGTTTAGAGAGAATTTGCTTGAAGGTGTTTGCAGTGTAAAATAACTCTGTATTCACGCAGGAAATGTTCAAATATCGTTTTCAGATCTTACCAGTAGAGTGTCAAGAGCATCAATCAGAGTGAGTGAGAAACTGTGGacaaaagggggggggggggttaaaatataaagttaaaatataagtataaatatgggtagaaagaaaaaaaagctcttaAGCTGCTGATTACAAAAGATTCAAGCATGTCCATCAATTTGAAGGATGCCTTATTTAGAAATCTACTACTTTGGCCTCTTGGATGTCACCTTACCTGCCCCAGGTGTCTTGTCCGTCACAGGTGAGTGGGCGGAGCTCGTCGTAGGGGAAGGCGTTGTCGAGGTAACTGTTGTAGGCGTGGTAGAACATGGACTTGATGCGCAGTCTGAAACGTGGAGCAGGTTACAGCGTGGTTCAGTcatcacctttgacctttaaggGCATTTGTTCACTCAGTCAAATGAAAGATGACGACAGATATAAACTGCATGCTTCCCCTTCCCTCTAAATCTGGACCAtccatgtttttctcttgtttgtgtgttgtgttatcGGTGTTGTGGCGTGTTCAGATGGTTGTTGCTCACTActaacttattattattctgtcaCTTTCAGTAACAAATTGAATTGTAGTTCATTTTTAAAGGGACAAACTCACAAACTAGCAAGTAATGACTCTTTAAATTATCCTTCgattattttattaatcagTCAGTTATTGTCTTGAATAATCATATTGTCTAATAAATGTCAAAGAACAGTAATTAAACGCCTGTAACAATGTCCCAGAGCCAGAGGTGACCAACGGTCCAGACCCAGAACTTATTCAGttaatcctcacatttaaaGAGCTGGACCCAAATAATTACTGAAACATATGTTTTTATCAGTCACCAATTGATTTTCTGTCCATTGACCAATCAATTGATGCTTCAAGGTTTGATTTCTTTCACtctacatttaaaaaacctTTTGAATATCACATAGAAAGAAATGTTAAACGTTGAAACCAGTAGGGCAGTACCCAGTAAGTACATGAACCTACTGACGTTTATATATCACATTCTTTTTGAGTACTTCCCTGAATTATATAGATATATCaatgaattaattatattaGTTGCTAAACATCTTGATGT
The genomic region above belongs to Seriola aureovittata isolate HTS-2021-v1 ecotype China chromosome 9, ASM2101889v1, whole genome shotgun sequence and contains:
- the edem2 gene encoding ER degradation-enhancing alpha-mannosidase-like protein 2 yields the protein MRAPGCVALLVWLLNDAAARQFTEEEMAGIRLRIKSMFYHAYNSYLDNAFPYDELRPLTCDGQDTWGSFSLTLIDALDTLLVLGNHTEFKRVASLLQDTVDFDIDVNASVFETNIRVVGGLLSAHLLAGRAGMELEPGWPCSGPLLRMAEDAARKLLPAFQTPTGMPYGTVNLLLGVSPTETPVTCTAGVGTFILEFATLSRLTGDTIFENVARRALRALWKTRSDIGLVGNHIDIVSKKWVAQDAGIGAGVDSYFEYLVKGAIMLQDEELLNMFMEYDRAIQNYTRFDDWYLWVQMHKGTVSMPVFQSLEAFWPGLQSLLGNLDSAVRTFQNYYSVWRQFGGLPEFYSIPQGYTVDKREGYPLRPELIESAMYLFRATGDHIYLQLGLDALESIEKIAKTPCGYASVKDLRDHQLDNRMESFFLAETIKYLYLLFDPTHFLHGGGTEGDGSWEEGGEGGQCVLGAGGFIFNTEAHPLDPAALYCCSRHAQDRQDLRDILLSLSQPTQKSDHQSAPPAKETEGPPPGQSESIALKPGEKKTPPLLSCPVQPFSARLSILGQVFSDNT